Proteins from one Pyrobaculum neutrophilum V24Sta genomic window:
- the pth2 gene encoding peptidyl-tRNA hydrolase Pth2, with protein MKMSIVIRRDLRISCGKAAAQAGHAAVECVLKAMDSGRWRRWLDQWLAEGQKKIVLAAENLEHLYELYKKAASLDLPAAVVVDAGLTEIPPGTPTALCVGPAPDELVDAVTGSLKLYR; from the coding sequence GTGAAGATGTCGATTGTGATAAGGAGGGATCTCAGAATTTCCTGCGGTAAGGCGGCCGCCCAAGCCGGCCACGCGGCTGTTGAATGTGTGCTTAAGGCCATGGACTCCGGCAGATGGCGCCGGTGGCTCGACCAGTGGCTTGCCGAAGGCCAGAAAAAGATAGTGCTGGCGGCGGAGAACCTGGAGCACCTCTACGAGCTGTATAAGAAAGCGGCGTCGCTGGATCTCCCCGCCGCCGTGGTTGTAGACGCTGGGCTTACCGAGATCCCCCCCGGCACGCCCACTGCCCTATGCGTCGGGCCCGCCCCCGACGAGTTGGTAGACGCGGTTACGGGCTCGCTTAAGCTGTACAGATAA